A stretch of the Archangium violaceum genome encodes the following:
- a CDS encoding c-type cytochrome, whose amino-acid sequence MKIRSALLLSLTLATAAQAADEAAAELWTAKCKSCHGPDGRAQTQMGKKESIVDISQAAWQQAQTDEDIREVIAEGSHRNKKMKAYKDKLTPQQIDSLVAYIRTLKKG is encoded by the coding sequence ATGAAGATCCGGTCCGCCCTGCTGCTCTCCCTCACCCTGGCCACCGCCGCCCAGGCCGCCGACGAGGCCGCCGCCGAGCTATGGACCGCCAAGTGCAAGTCCTGCCACGGACCGGATGGCCGCGCGCAGACCCAGATGGGGAAGAAGGAGTCCATCGTCGACATCTCCCAGGCCGCCTGGCAGCAGGCGCAGACCGACGAGGACATCCGCGAGGTCATCGCCGAGGGCTCCCACCGCAACAAGAAGATGAAGGCCTACAAGGACAAGCTGACCCCGCAGCAGATCGACTCGCTCGTCGCCTACATCCGCACGCTCAAGAAGGGCTGA
- a CDS encoding P-II family nitrogen regulator produces MKKIEAIIKPFKLDEVKDALNEVGVQGLTAVEVKGFGRQRGHTELYKGAEYVVDFLPKVKVEVVVDDDMVTRVVDAIVRAARSGNEGKIGDGKIFVLPVDEAVRIRTGERGSDAL; encoded by the coding sequence ATGAAGAAGATCGAAGCCATCATCAAGCCGTTCAAGCTGGATGAAGTGAAGGACGCCCTGAACGAGGTGGGAGTGCAGGGCCTCACCGCGGTGGAGGTGAAGGGATTCGGCCGGCAGCGGGGCCACACGGAGCTCTACAAGGGCGCCGAGTACGTGGTGGACTTCCTGCCCAAGGTGAAGGTGGAGGTGGTGGTGGACGACGACATGGTGACGCGCGTGGTGGACGCCATCGTGCGCGCGGCCCGCTCCGGAAACGAGGGGAAGATCGGCGACGGGAAGATCTTCGTCCTGCCGGTGGACGAGGCCGTGCGCATCCGCACGGGGGAACGCGGCAGCGACGCGCTGTGA
- a CDS encoding bifunctional glycosyltransferase/class I SAM-dependent methyltransferase, whose amino-acid sequence MNPSLSFVIPYTAESAPVASRFAHELAPRGAEVILAGDGPLTVPPMANVHVLPGLPGRGAAIRAALGRVTGEITVLQDADTAYALEACEALCRPIREDTADAVFGNRRFQGLAPELLADKALGRVTRFVTDVSLEDPLCGQRAFRTAALKSVSLTSDDDAVDAEIVVKLAAQLFRLAEVPVGVDTAPRRPLATQLARLRTLMRYATVQNDADNQHEGYTTLERMDGASNYNAWLGQRFREYLGRRVLEIGAGIGTITEKIEPGLELLIALEVDRFYVDRLKNKFRGKPHVRPYLSDVALADWEALKAERLDTIVLSNVLEHIPDDASAVRRFRQILPPGGRVVVLVPALPPLFGSIDEAVGHYRRYTMAGLREVLEGNGFEVEKLEWMNLVGIPGWFMNSRVMRRRSVPKLQLKVYDRIAPLLAKAESRVKLPVGMSLFAVARVSGGVE is encoded by the coding sequence GTGAACCCGTCGCTCTCGTTCGTCATCCCCTACACCGCCGAGTCCGCTCCGGTCGCCTCGCGCTTCGCCCACGAGCTCGCCCCCCGGGGCGCCGAGGTCATCCTCGCCGGGGACGGTCCGCTCACGGTGCCCCCCATGGCGAACGTGCACGTGCTCCCCGGCCTCCCTGGGAGGGGAGCGGCCATCCGGGCGGCGCTCGGACGGGTGACGGGAGAAATCACCGTGCTCCAGGACGCGGACACGGCCTACGCCCTGGAGGCGTGCGAGGCGCTGTGCCGCCCCATCCGCGAGGACACGGCGGACGCGGTGTTCGGAAACCGACGGTTCCAGGGACTGGCTCCGGAGCTGCTGGCGGACAAGGCCCTGGGGCGCGTCACCCGGTTCGTCACGGACGTATCGCTGGAGGATCCGCTCTGCGGCCAGCGGGCCTTCCGCACCGCGGCGCTCAAGTCGGTGTCGCTCACCAGCGACGATGACGCGGTGGACGCGGAGATCGTGGTGAAGCTGGCGGCGCAGCTCTTCCGGCTGGCGGAGGTCCCGGTGGGAGTGGACACGGCGCCGCGCCGGCCGCTGGCCACGCAGCTGGCGCGGCTGCGCACGCTGATGCGCTACGCCACGGTGCAGAACGACGCGGACAACCAGCACGAGGGCTACACCACGCTGGAGCGCATGGACGGTGCCAGCAACTACAACGCGTGGCTGGGCCAGCGCTTCCGTGAGTACCTGGGCCGGCGCGTGCTGGAGATCGGCGCGGGCATCGGCACCATCACCGAGAAGATAGAGCCGGGGCTGGAGCTGCTCATCGCGCTCGAGGTGGACCGCTTCTACGTGGACCGGCTGAAGAACAAGTTCCGGGGCAAGCCGCACGTGCGGCCGTACCTGTCGGACGTGGCGCTGGCGGACTGGGAGGCGCTGAAGGCCGAGCGGCTGGACACCATCGTGCTGTCCAACGTGCTGGAGCACATCCCGGACGATGCCTCGGCGGTGCGCCGCTTCCGTCAAATCCTCCCGCCGGGCGGGCGGGTGGTGGTGCTGGTACCGGCGCTGCCTCCGCTCTTCGGGTCCATCGACGAGGCGGTGGGACACTACCGGCGCTACACGATGGCCGGCCTGCGCGAGGTGCTGGAGGGCAACGGCTTCGAGGTGGAGAAGCTGGAGTGGATGAACCTGGTGGGCATCCCGGGCTGGTTCATGAACAGCCGGGTGATGCGCCGCCGCTCGGTGCCGAAGCTGCAGCTCAAGGTCTATGACCGGATCGCTCCATTGTTGGCGAAGGCCGAGAGTCGGGTGAAGCTGCCGGTAGGCATGAGCCTCTTCGCGGTGGCTCGCGTCTCGGGAGGTGTCGAATGA
- a CDS encoding GumC family protein — translation MEEVTPTEAPEAEEPTLDVMQYVRALWRRKWLILGVTVVMMLVGVFYSLRQPRIYAASTSLIIDVAAPRVLDTDVKEVMGDERGNYWANKEYYQTQSEVITSRAVASRVADRLGLRNDPAFLGVEGIKDEAARKKAMESIDAVALVRSRIAVIPSSNSRVVRIVVEDVDPKRAALLANEVAEAYIAENLALKLKTTEGASAWLEERLSELGSRASSSEMDLYRFKRSADVLSLATEGKAGQQPGAAKQAYDTYMAELITVRTKMAALQARVDAMRQLRKNVTSESEHWAEGLPEANEGALRDLRTQVLEQRTACVELSERYLPEHPKMQECQGKLAVVQQELRRSLENLVRGAETELAAVQANERNLLARVAEAKAEAFQVTEKEMAYEKLRREAENDQRLYDMVLKRFKELELSGLLRTSNVRVLDAALPNPVPVRPNTRSAVLLFFLLGLLGGVAVVVGLEFLDASVATRADVENRLGLAFIGAMPPMKAEDGTSTDLFIHRHPRSPAAEMCRAIRTNLLFMSPDKPFRSVVVSSAGPSEGKSTVVINLGMVMAQTGTRVLLMDTDMRRPRLHKAFGIPDDVGVSSLVVGEGSLERAIKSTDVPNLFVLPCGPIPPNPAELLHSRAFSELLDELRERFDCILLDSPPLGPVSDALVLSKQTDGILLVLKAGSTHRDHAKRAIRALRDVKARVIGALLNDADGKNGRYDYQTYKYYGSYGAERDEQRTAS, via the coding sequence GTGGAAGAGGTGACACCGACCGAGGCCCCCGAGGCAGAAGAGCCCACACTGGACGTGATGCAATACGTCCGCGCGCTCTGGCGCCGCAAGTGGCTCATCCTCGGTGTGACGGTAGTGATGATGCTGGTGGGCGTGTTCTACTCCCTGCGCCAGCCCCGGATCTACGCGGCCAGCACCTCCCTCATCATCGACGTCGCCGCGCCCCGCGTGCTCGACACCGATGTCAAGGAGGTGATGGGCGACGAGCGTGGCAACTACTGGGCCAACAAGGAGTACTACCAGACGCAGAGCGAGGTCATCACCTCGCGCGCGGTGGCCTCCCGGGTGGCGGACCGGTTGGGTCTGCGCAACGACCCGGCCTTCCTCGGGGTGGAGGGCATCAAGGACGAGGCGGCGCGCAAGAAGGCCATGGAGTCCATCGACGCGGTGGCGCTGGTGCGCTCGCGCATCGCCGTCATCCCCTCGTCGAACTCGCGCGTGGTGCGCATCGTCGTGGAGGACGTGGACCCCAAGCGCGCGGCGCTGCTGGCCAATGAGGTGGCCGAGGCCTACATCGCGGAGAACCTGGCCCTCAAGCTCAAGACGACCGAGGGCGCCAGCGCGTGGCTCGAGGAGCGGTTGAGCGAGCTGGGCTCGCGCGCCAGCAGCAGCGAGATGGACCTCTACAGGTTCAAGCGCAGCGCGGACGTGCTCTCCCTGGCCACGGAGGGCAAGGCGGGGCAGCAGCCGGGCGCGGCGAAGCAGGCCTACGACACCTACATGGCCGAGCTCATCACCGTGCGCACGAAGATGGCCGCCCTCCAGGCTCGGGTGGATGCCATGCGCCAGCTTCGCAAGAACGTCACCTCCGAGTCGGAGCACTGGGCCGAGGGCCTCCCGGAGGCCAACGAGGGAGCCCTGCGCGACCTGCGCACCCAGGTGCTGGAGCAGCGCACCGCCTGCGTGGAGCTGTCCGAGCGCTACCTGCCGGAGCATCCGAAGATGCAGGAGTGCCAGGGGAAGCTGGCCGTGGTGCAGCAGGAGCTGCGGCGCAGCCTGGAGAACCTGGTGCGCGGCGCGGAGACGGAGCTGGCGGCGGTCCAGGCCAACGAGCGCAACCTGCTCGCGCGGGTGGCGGAGGCCAAGGCCGAGGCCTTCCAGGTGACGGAGAAGGAGATGGCCTACGAGAAGCTCCGGCGCGAGGCGGAGAACGATCAGCGTCTGTACGACATGGTCCTCAAGCGCTTCAAGGAGCTGGAGCTGTCGGGCCTGCTGCGCACCAGCAACGTGCGCGTGCTGGACGCGGCGCTGCCCAACCCGGTGCCGGTGCGGCCCAACACCCGCAGCGCGGTGCTGCTCTTCTTCCTGCTGGGCCTGCTGGGCGGCGTGGCGGTGGTGGTGGGGCTGGAGTTCCTCGACGCGAGCGTGGCCACCCGCGCGGACGTGGAGAATCGCCTGGGGCTGGCCTTCATTGGCGCCATGCCCCCGATGAAGGCCGAGGACGGCACCTCGACGGACCTGTTCATCCACCGCCATCCGCGCTCGCCGGCGGCGGAGATGTGCCGGGCCATCCGCACCAACCTGCTCTTCATGTCGCCGGACAAGCCCTTCCGCTCGGTGGTGGTGAGCTCGGCGGGGCCCTCCGAGGGCAAGTCCACCGTCGTCATCAACCTGGGCATGGTGATGGCGCAGACGGGCACCCGGGTGCTGTTGATGGACACGGACATGCGCCGGCCCCGCCTGCACAAGGCCTTCGGCATCCCCGACGACGTGGGGGTCAGCTCCCTGGTGGTGGGCGAGGGCTCGCTGGAGCGCGCCATCAAGTCCACGGATGTGCCCAACCTCTTCGTGCTGCCCTGCGGGCCGATCCCGCCCAATCCCGCGGAGCTGCTCCACTCGCGCGCCTTCTCCGAGCTGCTCGACGAGCTGCGGGAGCGCTTCGACTGCATCCTGCTGGACAGCCCGCCCCTGGGGCCCGTGTCGGATGCGCTCGTCCTCTCCAAGCAGACCGACGGCATCCTCCTGGTGCTCAAGGCGGGGAGCACCCACCGCGACCATGCCAAACGCGCCATTCGCGCGCTGCGCGACGTGAAGGCCCGGGTCATCGGCGCCCTTCTCAACGACGCAGATGGCAAGAATGGCCGGTACGACTATCAGACCTACAAATATTACGGCAGCTATGGCGCCGAGCGTGACGAGCAGCGAACCGCCAGCTAG
- a CDS encoding glycosyltransferase: MKVLQLGKYYAPYRGGMETHLSGLCAELKNRVELEVLVSNTVPRTMREVVDGVRVTRCAELAKVASTSLNPTLSLELSWRRYELLHMHFPHPMAVMGYLGSLRPRRHGLVVTYHSDVVRQKRLLKFFAPFMHRVLSRADAILVGSPNYVETSEMLRPHRDRCHVVPFGIDASRFALTPEREAAAAAVKARYGGAPLLMGVGRLVYYKGFDHAIRALREVPEAHLLLVGEGPLRVQLESLARSCGVAERVHFLGRLGDEALVSLYYACDAFVLSSVTRAEAFALVQLEALACGLPVINTALDSGVPFVSRHEESGLTVPPGDEAALAAAIQRMLAHPEQRRAWGEAGRARVLSEFSQARMGERVLDVYRTVKEARRL; the protein is encoded by the coding sequence ATGAAGGTTCTTCAACTGGGTAAGTACTACGCCCCCTACCGGGGCGGCATGGAGACGCACCTGTCCGGGCTGTGCGCGGAGCTCAAGAACCGCGTGGAGCTGGAGGTGCTCGTCTCCAACACGGTCCCTCGCACCATGCGCGAGGTGGTGGACGGCGTGCGCGTCACCCGGTGCGCCGAGCTGGCGAAGGTGGCCTCCACCTCGCTCAACCCCACGCTGTCGCTGGAGCTGTCGTGGCGCCGGTATGAGCTGCTGCACATGCACTTCCCGCACCCCATGGCGGTGATGGGGTACCTGGGGAGTCTGCGGCCGCGGCGGCACGGGCTCGTCGTCACCTACCACAGCGACGTGGTTCGCCAGAAACGGCTGCTGAAGTTCTTCGCGCCCTTCATGCACCGGGTGCTGTCGCGCGCGGATGCCATCCTGGTGGGCTCGCCCAACTACGTGGAGACGTCCGAGATGCTGCGCCCGCACCGGGACCGGTGCCACGTGGTGCCCTTCGGCATCGACGCCAGCCGCTTCGCCCTCACGCCCGAGCGCGAGGCGGCGGCCGCGGCCGTGAAGGCCCGGTACGGTGGGGCGCCGCTGCTGATGGGGGTGGGGCGGCTCGTCTATTACAAGGGCTTCGACCACGCCATCCGCGCGCTGCGCGAAGTGCCGGAGGCGCACCTGCTGCTGGTGGGCGAGGGGCCGCTGCGCGTCCAGCTGGAGTCACTGGCCCGGAGCTGTGGCGTGGCCGAGCGCGTGCACTTCCTCGGGCGCCTGGGGGACGAGGCGCTCGTGTCGCTCTACTACGCGTGTGATGCCTTCGTGCTCTCCTCCGTCACCCGCGCCGAGGCCTTCGCGCTGGTGCAACTGGAGGCCCTGGCGTGCGGGCTACCCGTCATCAACACCGCGCTGGACTCGGGGGTGCCCTTCGTCAGCCGCCACGAGGAGAGCGGCCTCACCGTGCCGCCGGGCGACGAGGCGGCGCTGGCCGCGGCCATCCAACGGATGCTGGCGCACCCGGAGCAGCGGCGGGCGTGGGGCGAGGCGGGCCGTGCCCGTGTGCTATCCGAGTTCTCCCAGGCGCGCATGGGCGAGCGCGTGCTCGACGTCTATCGGACGGTGAAGGAGGCGCGGCGGCTGTGA
- a CDS encoding O-antigen ligase family protein translates to MIGLALTLLSIVATFQVTRRRGLGHGLGTLLLVGYFYGILRARHPDGFSHFMFDGAVAGLYLSILTGRMRKMRVGRDGQVMRLFVRALMVWPLCTLFISPFFDSQHFFIQLVGLRMAILLLPLIVIASRLTEEELDSLGEWVLWLNAVAFVFAMLQLRFGVEPFFPRNSVTDILYKSNDVGEERSLRIPAIFNTAHAYGGTMLLSLPLLVRRWERRASFRDRLFTGLVLAGSVLGLFICAARSPVVQLLAIVGGLLLVTRLSLKLIAGLAGIAVLVGVVVLQNPRFQRFLTLDDSGYVSDRVAMSVNTSLLDVITNYPLGNGLGSAAGTSIPFFLSHLARPQVGFENEYARITMEQGLIGLLLWLCFLGWLFTRLPPRRRGGSIMAERMMWATVLVMWATAIIGTGTLSSIPGTTFLLFWMGIIVGTRRPVTVPRPRPAVSRATHTPRPPMTVPGPGLPEDREVGHEHA, encoded by the coding sequence GTGATCGGACTGGCGCTCACGCTCCTGTCCATCGTCGCGACGTTCCAGGTCACGCGGCGGCGTGGTCTGGGCCATGGGCTGGGCACGCTGCTGCTGGTCGGCTACTTCTACGGCATCCTCCGGGCGCGCCACCCGGACGGCTTCTCGCACTTCATGTTCGATGGTGCCGTGGCCGGCCTCTACCTGTCGATCCTCACGGGCCGCATGCGGAAGATGCGGGTCGGCCGTGACGGCCAGGTGATGCGGCTCTTCGTCCGGGCGTTGATGGTGTGGCCCCTGTGCACCCTCTTCATCTCCCCGTTCTTCGACTCGCAGCACTTCTTCATCCAGCTGGTGGGCTTGCGCATGGCCATCCTCCTGCTGCCGTTGATTGTCATTGCCTCGCGGCTGACGGAGGAGGAGCTGGACTCGCTGGGGGAGTGGGTGTTGTGGCTCAACGCCGTGGCGTTCGTCTTCGCCATGTTGCAGCTGCGCTTCGGGGTGGAGCCCTTCTTCCCGAGGAACTCCGTCACCGACATCCTCTACAAGTCCAATGACGTGGGTGAGGAGCGCTCGCTGCGCATCCCGGCCATCTTCAACACCGCGCACGCGTACGGCGGCACCATGCTGCTGTCGCTGCCGTTGCTGGTGCGCCGTTGGGAGCGGCGTGCCTCCTTCCGCGACCGCCTCTTCACGGGGCTGGTGTTGGCGGGCAGCGTGCTGGGTCTCTTCATCTGCGCGGCGCGCAGCCCGGTGGTGCAACTCCTGGCCATCGTGGGGGGGCTGCTGCTCGTCACCCGGCTGTCGCTGAAGCTGATCGCGGGCCTGGCGGGCATCGCTGTCCTGGTGGGCGTGGTCGTCTTGCAGAACCCGCGTTTCCAGCGCTTCCTCACGTTGGATGACAGCGGCTACGTCTCGGACCGGGTGGCCATGAGTGTGAACACCAGCCTGCTGGACGTCATCACGAATTATCCGCTGGGCAACGGGCTGGGCAGCGCCGCGGGGACGAGCATTCCCTTCTTCCTGTCGCACCTGGCCCGGCCACAGGTTGGCTTCGAGAACGAGTACGCCCGTATCACCATGGAGCAGGGTCTCATCGGGCTGCTGTTGTGGCTGTGCTTCCTCGGCTGGCTCTTCACACGGCTACCGCCGAGACGCCGGGGGGGCTCGATCATGGCCGAGCGGATGATGTGGGCCACGGTGCTGGTCATGTGGGCAACGGCCATCATCGGCACGGGCACGCTGTCCTCGATTCCAGGTACCACCTTCCTGCTGTTCTGGATGGGCATCATCGTCGGGACGCGGCGGCCCGTGACCGTCCCACGGCCCCGGCCGGCGGTGTCCAGGGCCACCCACACGCCGAGGCCGCCCATGACGGTACCGGGGCCCGGGTTGCCGGAAGATCGGGAGGTCGGGCATGAGCACGCGTAA
- a CDS encoding glycosyltransferase produces the protein MSTRKRVAFVVNGAPGSPMSTRAESFARALGQDFDCELLHRRPQKVRAIAEMVSGLHALRPDAMYVMDLGYSGVAAAALHALRGRCPRVVDTGDAIAALARSVGGRGRVGELLTEALEQFGLRTADAIVVRGTFHQRLLSEQGLASTVIQDGVHVDAFLPRPAEEVRRKLGLEGVLTVGILGSSLWSERLQVAVGWELVELMRLLKGRPVKGVLIGDGSGVPHLRERCRRYGIEEQMRFIDRIPYESVPEYLRALDVVVSTQSNDVVGQVRTTGKLPLYMANGRYILATDVGEASLVLPEEMRVPYEGVVDKAYPARLAERVEGLLAWPERLRAGEALVKVAREKFDYAVLAGRVRDVLERVIR, from the coding sequence ATGAGCACGCGTAAGCGGGTGGCCTTCGTGGTGAATGGCGCGCCGGGCAGCCCCATGAGCACCCGCGCCGAATCCTTCGCGCGGGCACTGGGCCAGGACTTCGACTGCGAGCTGCTCCACCGGCGGCCCCAGAAGGTGCGCGCCATCGCCGAGATGGTGTCCGGGCTGCACGCCCTGCGGCCGGATGCCATGTACGTGATGGACCTGGGGTACTCGGGTGTCGCCGCCGCGGCCCTCCATGCGCTGCGCGGGCGCTGTCCTCGCGTCGTGGACACCGGGGACGCCATCGCGGCATTGGCGCGTTCGGTGGGAGGCCGGGGCCGGGTGGGGGAGTTGCTCACCGAGGCCCTCGAGCAGTTCGGCCTGCGCACCGCGGACGCCATCGTGGTGCGTGGCACGTTCCACCAGCGGCTGCTCTCCGAGCAGGGTCTCGCCAGCACCGTCATCCAGGATGGTGTGCACGTGGACGCGTTCCTGCCCCGTCCCGCCGAGGAGGTGCGCCGGAAGCTGGGTCTGGAGGGGGTGCTGACGGTGGGCATCCTTGGCTCCTCCCTCTGGAGCGAGCGGCTCCAGGTGGCGGTGGGGTGGGAGCTGGTCGAGCTGATGCGACTGCTGAAGGGCCGGCCCGTGAAGGGCGTGCTCATCGGGGATGGCAGCGGGGTGCCCCACCTGCGCGAGCGGTGCCGGCGCTACGGCATCGAGGAGCAGATGCGCTTCATCGACCGCATCCCGTACGAGTCGGTGCCCGAGTACCTCCGCGCGCTCGATGTGGTGGTGTCCACGCAGAGCAACGACGTCGTCGGACAGGTGCGCACCACGGGGAAGCTGCCCCTGTACATGGCCAACGGGCGCTACATCCTCGCCACCGACGTGGGCGAGGCCTCGCTGGTGCTGCCCGAGGAGATGCGGGTGCCATACGAGGGTGTGGTGGACAAGGCCTACCCGGCCCGCCTGGCCGAGCGTGTGGAGGGGCTGCTCGCCTGGCCCGAGCGGCTGCGCGCGGGCGAGGCCCTGGTGAAGGTGGCCCGGGAGAAGTTCGACTACGCCGTGCTGGCCGGGCGAGTGCGCGACGTGCTCGAGCGGGTCATCCGCTGA
- a CDS encoding MerR family DNA-binding transcriptional regulator translates to MKERATSRRRWRIGELADATGLTVRTLHHYEHIRLLAPAARTDGRTPTALRRE, encoded by the coding sequence ATGAAGGAGCGAGCGACGAGCCGACGCCGCTGGCGTATCGGCGAACTGGCGGACGCCACCGGCCTGACGGTGCGTACCCTCCACCACTATGAGCACATCCGGCTGCTCGCGCCCGCGGCGCGGACGGACGGACGGACGCCAACGGCTCTACGACGAGAATGA
- a CDS encoding MerR family DNA-binding protein, whose protein sequence is MRRLYRIRALRDLGLSLADIGRMLDDDRAELANVLSAHRARVEAELERLGKLRTLLDHACEHADRGV, encoded by the coding sequence GTGCGGCGCCTCTACCGCATTCGCGCGCTGCGCGACCTGGGGCTTTCACTCGCGGACATTGGTCGCATGCTCGATGACGACCGCGCCGAGCTCGCCAACGTCCTGAGTGCCCATCGGGCTCGCGTCGAGGCCGAGCTCGAGCGGCTCGGGAAGCTTCGGACGCTCCTCGATCACGCGTGCGAGCACGCGGACCGTGGCGTCTAA
- a CDS encoding alpha/beta fold hydrolase has translation MLNEQIAKDVGPAHLDIAWEQRGDPKHPTVLLVMGLAAQLVNWPLGFLRALVARELHVVRFDNRDSGHSTHMRDAPPPELPAALEGDLSSASYTLSDMAADAVGLLDALKIDAAHVVGASLGGAIAQTIAIEHPTRVRSLTTMMSTTGDMSVGQAHPATMKALFGGPPARTREEVVARAVRSIAVVGSPAFPADPAAVAESAGLAYDRAHDEVAIARQAVASVASGDRTPLLRAIDVPTLVLHGLADTLCDPSGGRATAAAIPGAELVLIDGMGHNLPPGLWARISEHIAAIVRRGDARAGGTAPRRLEGR, from the coding sequence ATGCTGAACGAACAGATCGCGAAGGACGTCGGACCGGCACATCTCGACATCGCCTGGGAGCAACGCGGCGATCCGAAACACCCGACGGTGCTGCTCGTGATGGGACTCGCCGCCCAGCTCGTGAACTGGCCACTCGGCTTCCTGCGGGCGCTCGTCGCGCGCGAGCTCCACGTGGTGCGCTTCGACAACCGTGATTCGGGGCACTCCACGCACATGCGCGATGCCCCGCCTCCCGAGCTGCCCGCGGCGCTCGAGGGCGATCTGTCATCGGCGTCGTACACGCTCTCCGACATGGCTGCTGACGCGGTTGGCCTGCTCGATGCCCTGAAGATCGACGCCGCGCACGTGGTGGGAGCGTCGTTGGGTGGCGCGATCGCGCAGACGATCGCGATCGAGCATCCGACACGGGTGCGATCGCTCACGACGATGATGTCGACGACCGGCGACATGTCGGTCGGGCAGGCGCACCCCGCGACCATGAAGGCGTTGTTCGGAGGGCCTCCCGCACGCACGCGTGAGGAGGTCGTCGCGCGCGCCGTGCGCAGCATCGCGGTGGTTGGCTCGCCGGCGTTCCCGGCGGATCCGGCGGCCGTGGCCGAGAGCGCGGGGCTTGCGTATGATCGCGCTCACGACGAGGTCGCCATCGCGCGCCAGGCCGTGGCGTCGGTCGCGTCGGGTGACCGCACCCCGCTGCTGCGTGCGATCGATGTGCCCACGCTCGTGCTGCACGGGCTCGCTGACACACTGTGCGACCCGAGCGGTGGGCGTGCCACGGCTGCCGCGATTCCGGGGGCCGAGCTCGTGCTGATCGACGGGATGGGGCACAACCTTCCGCCCGGGCTCTGGGCGCGGATCTCCGAGCACATCGCCGCCATTGTGCGAAGGGGTGATGCGAGGGCGGGAGGGACCGCGCCACGGCGTTTGGAAGGTCGATGA
- a CDS encoding CBS domain-containing protein codes for MAEQFEAHKALVAKAVTLFPNDTVMRALALMQRYGLDWLPVVDESRGELIGDVTAEDLRKVWEHSPLACMSEILSLKSLQEDDDGTSWSPRVTLVSPLVDMYRTSKKWKQLLRARKGAARRSRGLLMESLLRELEP; via the coding sequence ATGGCGGAGCAGTTCGAAGCACACAAGGCGTTGGTGGCGAAGGCGGTGACGCTGTTTCCGAATGACACGGTGATGCGGGCGCTGGCGCTCATGCAGCGCTATGGGCTGGACTGGCTGCCGGTGGTGGACGAGTCGCGCGGGGAGCTCATCGGCGACGTGACGGCCGAGGACCTGCGGAAGGTGTGGGAGCACTCCCCGCTGGCCTGTATGTCGGAAATTCTTTCCCTGAAATCCTTGCAGGAGGACGACGATGGCACCTCCTGGAGCCCCCGGGTGACGCTGGTGTCGCCGCTGGTGGACATGTACCGCACCAGCAAGAAGTGGAAGCAGTTGCTCCGAGCGCGAAAGGGCGCCGCGAGGAGGAGCCGCGGCCTTTTGATGGAGTCGCTGCTCCGCGAGCTGGAGCCCTGA